The following is a genomic window from Manihot esculenta cultivar AM560-2 chromosome 9, M.esculenta_v8, whole genome shotgun sequence.
CAATAATTATGCATATCATCCAATTCATTAGCAGCAACCAGGGCAGCGAATCAACCCATTTTCGTTGCAATCAAGGCATCTCCTCAGCCGTTCCTCCGCCTCATCAAACAACTTCCTACTGCCATGACAATTTGGACATGGCAAAAATCTTGCATCCCCACAACTCTCACAGACAAACCTTGGATCTCTTACAGGAAATCCTTCTAAAACCTTTGCTAATTCACCTGTTTCATTCAGTTGCCTGATCTCCTCCACCCCACCAATATGCTTCCCCTTGATAAACACTTGTGGCAAGTTCATTGCTTTCCCTTTAAGCTCACTCTGCAGCTCCTTTCTGTATGAAGAATCCATTGAAATGTCCTTTTCATCCACTGGAACTCTAAATCCCTTGAAGATCATCCTAACTGCACAGCAGTCCTCATAAGTCTTTCTAATTCCTCTCAAACTTGTAAAATACAGAACAATTTTATCTTCTGTGTTTTCAGAAAGGAACCCATTTTTGTGGGTTGATGAAGAATTCATGGGACTAGAACCCACTGATCTTGCACCATTGGATTCTTTAGTGTAGCCTAATTGCCGAGATGACAATGCACGCCTGTAACTTGAGACCACATTAGGATCCATTTTTGACAGAAATGATTCCTCTGATAAATGCTTCCACAGTGGCTTTGACAATGAAAATGAGTTATCAACAGCTATTTCTTCAGATTTCACAGAATCAAAAGAATCATTCATCTTTTTAGCAGACGAATCAAAACCCAAATGCTGGAACGAATTTGATTTTGAAGTAACCTGAATAGCATGATCAGAAAATGATGATTTTGGCTTCAAAGAATCACCCATTTCGAAACCCAAATCATCATCAAGACCATCCATGAGCTCCCAAGTATTGATAACAGAGTCGGGCGAAAAAGACTCACCGGGGTCTGCAGGGGGCTGTGTTTTATGACTATTCTTGGTGAATTCAGGCGGCGAATGGAGCTGATTAGGTGGGTTTTCACCGTTGAATTTGGAGCTTATGGGTTCAAGGAGGAGAAGAGAGCCATAAGTGGTGGAAGTAAGAGAAACAAGATGGTGGGAATCGCCTTTCTTTGAAGGAGGATGATGAACAAGTGGGGTTTGAAGAGAGAAAGCTCTGGTTACTGGTGGAGAAGAATAGTGatgagaagaagatgatgatgaagtgAATGCAGGGCTGTGAAGAGAATGAGTTGCTTCAAGGCGATTGGTGTTGGTGTTGGTGTTGGTGTTGGTGTGGAGAGTATTAGGTTTTGACGCAGCACAGCCCATCATGAATGTCCTTTctttgtctctctctctctctctctctgtgcacTGTTGTTTTGCTTTCTCttagctttttctttttcttccttagCTTTCTGGTTTGGTCTTTGGGGTTGCT
Proteins encoded in this region:
- the LOC110622244 gene encoding uncharacterized protein At5g39865, whose translation is MMGCAASKPNTLHTNTNTNTNTNRLEATHSLHSPAFTSSSSSSHHYSSPPVTRAFSLQTPLVHHPPSKKGDSHHLVSLTSTTYGSLLLLEPISSKFNGENPPNQLHSPPEFTKNSHKTQPPADPGESFSPDSVINTWELMDGLDDDLGFEMGDSLKPKSSFSDHAIQVTSKSNSFQHLGFDSSAKKMNDSFDSVKSEEIAVDNSFSLSKPLWKHLSEESFLSKMDPNVVSSYRRALSSRQLGYTKESNGARSVGSSPMNSSSTHKNGFLSENTEDKIVLYFTSLRGIRKTYEDCCAVRMIFKGFRVPVDEKDISMDSSYRKELQSELKGKAMNLPQVFIKGKHIGGVEEIRQLNETGELAKVLEGFPVRDPRFVCESCGDARFLPCPNCHGSRKLFDEAEERLRRCLDCNENGLIRCPGCC